Proteins found in one Seonamhaeicola sp. S2-3 genomic segment:
- a CDS encoding FKBP-type peptidyl-prolyl cis-trans isomerase, whose amino-acid sequence MKIEKVLSLFALALLVVSCNQNGAQNKPLKTQADSLSYAIGMDVARNVGVSFDANEFDHDLFFQGYRNVIDSAEVKIDQAAVQGIIRTYMQKKQQEQFEKQQAEAKQKAEEQYGDLKAAGEKLMAENISKEGVQTTESGLQYIVLKEGDGEKPTPTDRVKVHYHGTLFDGTVFDSSVDRGEPATFGVGQVIKGWTEGLQLMSVGSKYKFFIPQELAYGYQQKGQHIKPFSPLVFEVELLEIVK is encoded by the coding sequence ATGAAAATAGAAAAAGTTTTAAGCCTTTTTGCATTGGCTTTATTAGTAGTATCATGTAATCAAAATGGAGCACAAAATAAGCCTTTAAAAACACAAGCAGATTCGCTAAGTTATGCCATTGGTATGGATGTAGCTAGAAATGTTGGTGTTAGTTTTGATGCCAATGAGTTTGATCATGATCTTTTCTTTCAAGGTTACAGAAATGTTATTGATTCAGCAGAAGTTAAAATAGATCAAGCAGCAGTTCAAGGTATTATTAGAACTTACATGCAGAAAAAACAACAAGAACAGTTTGAAAAACAACAAGCTGAAGCTAAACAAAAAGCAGAAGAGCAATATGGAGATTTAAAAGCCGCTGGAGAAAAATTAATGGCAGAAAATATTTCTAAAGAAGGTGTGCAAACTACAGAAAGTGGTTTACAATATATTGTTTTAAAAGAAGGAGATGGTGAAAAACCAACACCTACAGATAGAGTTAAAGTACACTACCACGGTACATTATTTGATGGTACTGTGTTTGATAGCTCTGTTGATAGAGGTGAACCAGCTACATTTGGAGTGGGGCAAGTAATTAAAGGATGGACAGAAGGTTTACAGTTAATGTCTGTAGGGTCTAAATATAAATTCTTTATCCCACAAGAATTAGCATACGGTTATCAACAAAAAGGACAACACATTAAACCATTCTCTCCATTAGTGTTTGAAGTAGAATTATTAGAAATAGTTAAATAA
- a CDS encoding bifunctional 4-hydroxy-2-oxoglutarate aldolase/2-dehydro-3-deoxy-phosphogluconate aldolase, which produces MAQFTRLEVAQAMKDTGMIPLFFHNDIELSKKVLKACYDGGARLMEFTARGDFAHEVFGELTKYAIAELPGMIMGVGSVTDAAQASLYMALGANFIVTPVLREDIAIVCNRRKVLWSPGCGTLTEITRAEELGCEIVKLFPGDIYGPQFVKGIKGPQQWTSIMPTGGVAPTEENLKAWFDAGVTCVGMGSKLISKEIIANKDYAKLEQDVRNALAIVKSVR; this is translated from the coding sequence ATGGCACAATTTACAAGATTAGAAGTTGCTCAGGCAATGAAAGATACAGGAATGATTCCTTTATTTTTCCACAATGATATAGAATTAAGCAAAAAAGTATTAAAAGCATGTTATGATGGTGGTGCACGCTTAATGGAATTTACCGCTCGTGGCGATTTTGCTCATGAAGTTTTTGGTGAGTTAACCAAATATGCCATAGCAGAATTACCTGGTATGATTATGGGGGTAGGTTCTGTAACAGATGCAGCACAAGCATCACTATATATGGCTTTAGGAGCTAACTTTATAGTAACTCCAGTATTAAGAGAAGATATTGCAATTGTTTGTAACAGAAGAAAAGTACTTTGGTCTCCAGGTTGTGGTACATTAACCGAAATTACAAGAGCTGAAGAGTTAGGGTGTGAAATTGTAAAATTATTCCCTGGTGATATTTACGGACCACAATTTGTTAAAGGTATAAAAGGACCACAACAATGGACATCTATTATGCCAACAGGCGGTGTTGCTCCAACAGAAGAAAACCTAAAAGCTTGGTTTGATGCTGGAGTAACCTGTGTAGGTATGGGGTCTAAATTAATTTCTAAAGAAATTATTGCAAATAAAGACTATGCTAAATTAGAACAAGATGTTAGAAATGCTTTAGCAATTGTAAAATCTGTTAGGTAG
- the era gene encoding GTPase Era yields MSHKAGFVNIIGNPNVGKSTLMNAFVGEKLSIITSKAQTTRHRILGIVNGDDFQVLISDTPGIIKPAYELQASMMDFVKSAFEDADILIYMVEIGEKELKDEAFFKKITNSKIPVLLLLNKIDNSNQEQLEEQAELWQKKVPNAEFFPISALTGFNVKEVFNRIIELLPESPPFYPKDQLTDKPERFFINESIREKILLHYKKEIPYAVEVETEEFHEEENIIRIRSVIMVERETQKGIIIGHKGSALKRVGVEARKDLEKFFGKQIHLELYVKVNKNWRSNQNQLKRFGYNNN; encoded by the coding sequence ATGAGTCATAAAGCAGGTTTTGTAAATATTATAGGCAACCCAAATGTTGGTAAATCAACATTAATGAATGCTTTTGTTGGTGAAAAATTATCAATAATAACATCTAAAGCTCAAACTACCAGACATCGTATTTTAGGTATTGTAAATGGCGATGATTTTCAAGTATTAATAAGTGATACCCCAGGAATTATAAAACCAGCCTATGAGTTGCAGGCCTCTATGATGGACTTTGTTAAATCTGCTTTTGAAGATGCCGATATATTAATTTATATGGTTGAAATTGGAGAAAAAGAACTTAAAGACGAAGCATTTTTTAAGAAAATAACTAATTCAAAAATACCTGTTCTATTACTGCTTAATAAAATTGATAACTCTAATCAAGAACAACTAGAAGAACAAGCCGAATTGTGGCAAAAAAAAGTACCAAATGCAGAGTTTTTTCCAATTTCAGCATTAACTGGCTTTAATGTAAAAGAAGTATTTAATAGAATTATAGAGTTGCTTCCAGAGTCGCCTCCATTTTACCCAAAAGATCAATTAACAGATAAACCAGAGCGTTTTTTTATAAACGAAAGCATAAGAGAAAAAATTCTACTTCACTATAAAAAAGAAATACCTTATGCTGTTGAGGTAGAGACCGAAGAGTTTCATGAAGAAGAAAATATTATTAGAATTCGGTCAGTTATTATGGTTGAACGCGAAACACAAAAAGGAATTATCATAGGTCATAAAGGAAGTGCTTTAAAACGTGTAGGGGTTGAAGCTAGAAAAGATTTAGAAAAATTCTTCGGGAAACAAATTCACTTAGAGCTCTATGTAAAAGTAAATAAGAACTGGCGTAGTAACCAAAACCAACTAAAACGTTTTGGTTACAATAACAA